A part of Sparus aurata chromosome 19, fSpaAur1.1, whole genome shotgun sequence genomic DNA contains:
- the LOC115569548 gene encoding proline-rich extensin-like protein EPR1 isoform X12, whose product MGFLSRVLLLSVLTVGRLQVNASSAESAKYGQNEVPGVGYQPASSSFNTGDQPSWSTGPLVGGSTSSATEAVDSSGPLQPQVPGYQEPQLPQRQLPQTPQQPSYPQKQPPQAPQQPSYPQQPLPQMPQAPQQPSYPQQPLPQMPQAPQQPSYPQQPLPQMPQAPQQPSYPQQPLPQMPQAPQQPSYPQQPLPQMPQAPQQPSYPQQPLPQMPQAPQQPSYPQQPLPQMPQAPQQPSYPVWLPSYPAKQPPQVPQQPSYPAKQPQLQPSYPVWLPSYPAKQPQLQLSQQPSYPAKQPPQVPQQPSYPAWLPSYPAKQPQLQLSQQPSYPAKQPPQVPQQPSYPAKQPPQVPQQPSYPQKQPPQVPQQPSYPQKQPPQVPQQPSYPQKQPPQVPQQPSYPQKQPPQVPQQPSYPAKQPPQVPQQPGYPAKQPPQVPQQPGYPAKQPPQVPQQPGYPAKQPPQVPQQPGYPAKQMPQQPSYPRKQMPQQPSYPRKQMPQQPSYPRKQMPQQPSYPRKQMPQQPSYPRKQMPQQPSYPRKQMPQQPSYPRKQMPQQPSYPRKQMPQQPSYPRKQMPQQPSYPRKQMPQQPSYPRKQMPQQPSYPRKQMPQQPSYPRKQMPQQLYQPKLFYKVPRLQAPNHFRFAPPQPRYPQKQPPQQLRYQAPRH is encoded by the exons ATGGGGTTTCTCTCAAG AGTGTTGCTGTTATCAGTACTAACTGTTGGAAGATTACAAGTAAATG CTTCCAGTGCTGAATCTGCTAAGTATGGACAGAATGAGGTGCCAGGTGTAGGCTATCAACCAGCCTCAAGTAGCTTTAACACTGGCGATCAACCTTCATGGAGCACCGGACCCCTTGTTGGTGGTTCAACCTCAAGTGCAACTGAGGCA GTAGACTCTAGTGGACCCCTTCAGCCTCAAGTGCCTGGTTACCAGGAGCCACAGTTGCCCCAGCGGCAGCTTCCCCAGACACCCCAGCAGCCTAGCTACCCACAGAAGCAGCCACCCCAGGCGCCCCAGCAGCCCAGCTACCCACAGCAGCCGCTTCCCCAGATGCCCCAGGCGCCCCAGCAGCCCAGCTACCCACAGCAGCCGCTTCCCCAGATGCCCCAGGCGCCCCAGCAGCCCAGCTACCCACAGCAGCCGCTTCCCCAGATGCCCCAGGCGCCCCAGCAGCCCAGCTACCCACAGCAGCCGCTTCCCCAGATGCCCCAGGCGCCCCAGCAGCCCAGCTACCCACAGCAGCCACTTCCCCAGATGCCCCAGGCGCCCCAGCAGCCCAGCTACCCACAGCAGCCGCTTCCCCAGATGCCCCAGGCGCCCCAGCAGCCCAGCTACCCACAGCAGCCGCTTCCCCAGATGCCCCAGGCGCCCCAGCAGCCC AGCTACCCAGTGTGGTTGCCTAGCTACCCTGCCAAGCAGCCTCCCCAGGTGCCCCAGCAGCCTAGCTACCCTGCCAAGCAGCCCCAACTGCAGCCTAGCTACCCAGTGTGGCTGCCTAGCTATCCTGCTAAGCAGCCCCAACTGCAGCTTTCCCAGCAGCCTAGCTACCCTGCCAAGCAGCCACCCCAGGTGCCCCAGCAGCCTAGCTACCCTGCGTGGCTGCCTAGCTACCCTGCCAAGCAGCCCCAACTGCAGCTTTCCCAGCAGCCTAGCTACCCTGCCAAGCAGCCACCCCAGGTGCCCCAGCAGCCTAGCTACCCTGCCAAGCAGCCACCCCAG GTGCCCCAGCAGCCTAGCTACCCACAGAAGCAGCCACCCCAGGT GCCCCAGCAGCCTAGCTACCCACAGAAGCAGCCACCCCAGGTGCCCCAGCAGCCTAGCTACCCACAGAAGCAGCCACCCCAGGTGCCCCAGCAGCCTAGCTACCCACAGAAGCAGCCACCCCAGGTGCCCCAGCAGCCTAGCTACCCTGCCAAGCAGCCACCCCAGGTGCCCCAGCAGCCTGGCTACCCTGCCAAGCAGCCACCCCAGGTGCCCCAGCAGCCTGGCTACCCTGCCAAGCAGCCACCCCAGGTGCCCCAGCAGCCTGGCTACCCTGCCAAGCAGCCACCCCAGGTGCCCCAGCAGCCTGGCTACCCTGCCAAG CAGATGCCCCAGCAGCCTAGCTACCCACGGAAGCAGATGCCCCAGCAGCCTAGCTACCCACGGAAGCAGATGCCCCAGCAGCCTAGCTACCCACGGAAGCAGATGCCCCAGCAGCCTAGCTATCCACGGAAGCAGATGCCCCAGCAGCCTAGCTACCCACGGAAGCAGATGCCCCAGCAGCCTAGCTACCCACGGAAGCAGATGCCCCAGCAGCCTAGCTACCCACGGAAGCAGATGCCCCAGCAGCCTAGCTACCCACGGAAGCAGATGCCCCAGCAGCCTAGCTACCCACGGAAGCAGATGCCCCAGCAGCCTAGCTACCCACGGAAGCAGATGCCCCAGCAGCCTAGCTACCCACGGAAGCAGATGCCCCAGCAGCCTAGCTACCCACGGAAGCAGATGCCCCAGCAGCCTAGCTACCCACGGAAGCAGATGCCCCAG CAGCTCTACCAACCCAAGCTCTTCTACAAGGTGCCAAGATTGCAGGCACCCAACCATTTCCGCTTCGCACCCCCACAGCCTAGATACCCACAGAAGCAGCCACCCCAGCAACTGCGCTACCAGGCCCCAAG
- the LOC115569548 gene encoding proline-rich extensin-like protein EPR1 isoform X11: MGFLSRVLLLSVLTVGRLQVNASSAESAKYGQNEVPGVGYQPASSSFNTGDQPSWSTGPLVGGSTSSATEAVDSSGPLQPQVPGYQEPQLPQRQLPQTPQQPSYPQKQPPQAPQQPSYPQQPLPQMPQAPQQPSYPQQPLPQMPQAPQQPSYPQQPLPQMPQAPQQPSYPQQPLPQMPQAPQQPSYPQQPLPQMPQAPQQPSYPQQPLPQMPQAPQQPSYPQQPLPQMPQAPQQPSYPVWLPSYPAKQPPQVPQQPSYPAKQPQLQPSYPVWLPSYPAKQPQLQLSQQPSYPAKQPPQVPQQPSYPAWLPSYPAKQPQLQLSQQPSYPAKQPPQVPQQPSYPAKQPPQVPQQPSYPAKQPPQVPQQPSYPQKQPPQVPQQPSYPQKQPPQVPQQPSYPQKQPPQVPQQPSYPQKQPPQVPQQPSYPAKQPPQVPQQPGYPAKQPPQVPQQPGYPAKQPPQVPQQPGYPAKQPPQVPQQPGYPAKQMPQQPSYPRKQMPQQPSYPRKQMPQQPSYPRKQMPQQPSYPRKQMPQQPSYPRKQMPQQPSYPRKQMPQQPSYPRKQMPQQPSYPRKQMPQQPSYPRKQMPQQPSYPRKQMPQQPSYPRKQMPQQPSYPRKQMPQQPSYPRKQMPQQLYQPKLFYKVPRLQAPNHFRFAPPQPRYPQKQPPQQLRYQAPRH; encoded by the exons ATGGGGTTTCTCTCAAG AGTGTTGCTGTTATCAGTACTAACTGTTGGAAGATTACAAGTAAATG CTTCCAGTGCTGAATCTGCTAAGTATGGACAGAATGAGGTGCCAGGTGTAGGCTATCAACCAGCCTCAAGTAGCTTTAACACTGGCGATCAACCTTCATGGAGCACCGGACCCCTTGTTGGTGGTTCAACCTCAAGTGCAACTGAGGCA GTAGACTCTAGTGGACCCCTTCAGCCTCAAGTGCCTGGTTACCAGGAGCCACAGTTGCCCCAGCGGCAGCTTCCCCAGACACCCCAGCAGCCTAGCTACCCACAGAAGCAGCCACCCCAGGCGCCCCAGCAGCCCAGCTACCCACAGCAGCCGCTTCCCCAGATGCCCCAGGCGCCCCAGCAGCCCAGCTACCCACAGCAGCCGCTTCCCCAGATGCCCCAGGCGCCCCAGCAGCCCAGCTACCCACAGCAGCCGCTTCCCCAGATGCCCCAGGCGCCCCAGCAGCCCAGCTACCCACAGCAGCCGCTTCCCCAGATGCCCCAGGCGCCCCAGCAGCCCAGCTACCCACAGCAGCCACTTCCCCAGATGCCCCAGGCGCCCCAGCAGCCCAGCTACCCACAGCAGCCGCTTCCCCAGATGCCCCAGGCGCCCCAGCAGCCCAGCTACCCACAGCAGCCGCTTCCCCAGATGCCCCAGGCGCCCCAGCAGCCC AGCTACCCAGTGTGGTTGCCTAGCTACCCTGCCAAGCAGCCTCCCCAGGTGCCCCAGCAGCCTAGCTACCCTGCCAAGCAGCCCCAACTGCAGCCTAGCTACCCAGTGTGGCTGCCTAGCTATCCTGCTAAGCAGCCCCAACTGCAGCTTTCCCAGCAGCCTAGCTACCCTGCCAAGCAGCCACCCCAGGTGCCCCAGCAGCCTAGCTACCCTGCGTGGCTGCCTAGCTACCCTGCCAAGCAGCCCCAACTGCAGCTTTCCCAGCAGCCTAGCTACCCTGCCAAGCAGCCACCCCAGGTGCCCCAGCAGCCTAGCTACCCTGCCAAGCAGCCACCCCAG GTGCCCCAGCAGCCTAGCTACCCTGCCAAGCAGCCTCCCCAGGTGCCCCAGCAGCCTAGCTACCCACAGAAGCAGCCACCCCAGGT GCCCCAGCAGCCTAGCTACCCACAGAAGCAGCCACCCCAGGTGCCCCAGCAGCCTAGCTACCCACAGAAGCAGCCACCCCAGGTGCCCCAGCAGCCTAGCTACCCACAGAAGCAGCCACCCCAGGTGCCCCAGCAGCCTAGCTACCCTGCCAAGCAGCCACCCCAGGTGCCCCAGCAGCCTGGCTACCCTGCCAAGCAGCCACCCCAGGTGCCCCAGCAGCCTGGCTACCCTGCCAAGCAGCCACCCCAGGTGCCCCAGCAGCCTGGCTACCCTGCCAAGCAGCCACCCCAGGTGCCCCAGCAGCCTGGCTACCCTGCCAAG CAGATGCCCCAGCAGCCTAGCTACCCACGGAAGCAGATGCCCCAGCAGCCTAGCTACCCACGGAAGCAGATGCCCCAGCAGCCTAGCTACCCACGGAAGCAGATGCCCCAGCAGCCTAGCTATCCACGGAAGCAGATGCCCCAGCAGCCTAGCTACCCACGGAAGCAGATGCCCCAGCAGCCTAGCTACCCACGGAAGCAGATGCCCCAGCAGCCTAGCTACCCACGGAAGCAGATGCCCCAGCAGCCTAGCTACCCACGGAAGCAGATGCCCCAGCAGCCTAGCTACCCACGGAAGCAGATGCCCCAGCAGCCTAGCTACCCACGGAAGCAGATGCCCCAGCAGCCTAGCTACCCACGGAAGCAGATGCCCCAGCAGCCTAGCTACCCACGGAAGCAGATGCCCCAGCAGCCTAGCTACCCACGGAAGCAGATGCCCCAG CAGCTCTACCAACCCAAGCTCTTCTACAAGGTGCCAAGATTGCAGGCACCCAACCATTTCCGCTTCGCACCCCCACAGCCTAGATACCCACAGAAGCAGCCACCCCAGCAACTGCGCTACCAGGCCCCAAG
- the LOC115569548 gene encoding protein PELPK1-like isoform X23: MGFLSRVLLLSVLTVGRLQVNASSAESAKYGQNEVPGVGYQPASSSFNTGDQPSWSTGPLVGGSTSSATEAVDSSGPLQPQVPGYQEPQLPQRQLPQTPQQPSYPQKQPPQAPQQPSYPQQPLPQMPQAPQQPSYPQQPLPQMPQAPQQPSYPQQPLPQMPQAPQQPSYPQQPLPQMPQAPQQPSYPQQPLPQMPQAPQQPSYPQQPLPQMPQAPQQPSYPQQPLPQMPQAPQQPSYPVWLPSYPAKQPPQVPQQPSYPAKQPQLQPSYPVWLPSYPAKQPQLQLSQQPSYPAKQPPQVPQQPGYPAKQPPQVPQQPGYPAKQPPQVPQQPGYPAKQPPQVPQQPGYPAKQMPQQPSYPRKQMPQQPSYPRKQMPQQPSYPRKQMPQQPSYPRKQMPQQPSYPRKQMPQQPSYPRKQMPQQPSYPRKQMPQQPSYPRKQMPQQPSYPRKQMPQQPSYPRKQMPQQPSYPRKQMPQQPSYPRKQMPQQPSYPRKQMPQQLYQPKLFYKVPRLQAPNHFRFAPPQPRYPQKQPPQQLRYQAPRH, translated from the exons ATGGGGTTTCTCTCAAG AGTGTTGCTGTTATCAGTACTAACTGTTGGAAGATTACAAGTAAATG CTTCCAGTGCTGAATCTGCTAAGTATGGACAGAATGAGGTGCCAGGTGTAGGCTATCAACCAGCCTCAAGTAGCTTTAACACTGGCGATCAACCTTCATGGAGCACCGGACCCCTTGTTGGTGGTTCAACCTCAAGTGCAACTGAGGCA GTAGACTCTAGTGGACCCCTTCAGCCTCAAGTGCCTGGTTACCAGGAGCCACAGTTGCCCCAGCGGCAGCTTCCCCAGACACCCCAGCAGCCTAGCTACCCACAGAAGCAGCCACCCCAGGCGCCCCAGCAGCCCAGCTACCCACAGCAGCCGCTTCCCCAGATGCCCCAGGCGCCCCAGCAGCCCAGCTACCCACAGCAGCCGCTTCCCCAGATGCCCCAGGCGCCCCAGCAGCCCAGCTACCCACAGCAGCCGCTTCCCCAGATGCCCCAGGCGCCCCAGCAGCCCAGCTACCCACAGCAGCCGCTTCCCCAGATGCCCCAGGCGCCCCAGCAGCCCAGCTACCCACAGCAGCCACTTCCCCAGATGCCCCAGGCGCCCCAGCAGCCCAGCTACCCACAGCAGCCGCTTCCCCAGATGCCCCAGGCGCCCCAGCAGCCCAGCTACCCACAGCAGCCGCTTCCCCAGATGCCCCAGGCGCCCCAGCAGCCC AGCTACCCAGTGTGGTTGCCTAGCTACCCTGCCAAGCAGCCTCCCCAGGTGCCCCAGCAGCCTAGCTACCCTGCCAAGCAGCCCCAACTGCAGCCTAGCTACCCAGTGTGGCTGCCTAGCTATCCTGCTAAGCAGCCCCAACTGCAGCTTTCCCAGCAGCCTAGCTACCCTGCCAAGCAGCCACCCCAG GTGCCCCAGCAGCCTGGCTACCCTGCCAAGCAGCCACCCCAGGTGCCCCAGCAGCCTGGCTACCCTGCCAAGCAGCCACCCCAGGTGCCCCAGCAGCCTGGCTACCCTGCCAAGCAGCCACCCCAGGTGCCCCAGCAGCCTGGCTACCCTGCCAAG CAGATGCCCCAGCAGCCTAGCTACCCACGGAAGCAGATGCCCCAGCAGCCTAGCTACCCACGGAAGCAGATGCCCCAGCAGCCTAGCTACCCACGGAAGCAGATGCCCCAGCAGCCTAGCTATCCACGGAAGCAGATGCCCCAGCAGCCTAGCTACCCACGGAAGCAGATGCCCCAGCAGCCTAGCTACCCACGGAAGCAGATGCCCCAGCAGCCTAGCTACCCACGGAAGCAGATGCCCCAGCAGCCTAGCTACCCACGGAAGCAGATGCCCCAGCAGCCTAGCTACCCACGGAAGCAGATGCCCCAGCAGCCTAGCTACCCACGGAAGCAGATGCCCCAGCAGCCTAGCTACCCACGGAAGCAGATGCCCCAGCAGCCTAGCTACCCACGGAAGCAGATGCCCCAGCAGCCTAGCTACCCACGGAAGCAGATGCCCCAG CAGCTCTACCAACCCAAGCTCTTCTACAAGGTGCCAAGATTGCAGGCACCCAACCATTTCCGCTTCGCACCCCCACAGCCTAGATACCCACAGAAGCAGCCACCCCAGCAACTGCGCTACCAGGCCCCAAG
- the LOC115569548 gene encoding proline-rich extensin-like protein EPR1 isoform X1 — protein MGFLSRVLLLSVLTVGRLQVNASSAESAKYGQNEVPGVGYQPASSSFNTGDQPSWSTGPLVGGSTSSATEAVDSSGPLQPQVPGYQEPQLPQRQLPQTPQQPSYPQKQPPQAPQQPSYPQQPLPQMPQAPQQPSYPQQPLPQMPQAPQQPSYPQQPLPQMPQAPQQPSYPQQPLPQMPQAPQQPSYPQQPLPQMPQAPQQPSYPQQPLPQMPQAPQQPSYPQQPLPQMPQAPQQPSYPVWLPSYPAKQPPQVPQQPSYPAKQPQLQPSYPVWLPSYPAKQPQLQLSQQPSYPAKQPPQVPQQPSYPAWLPSYPAKQPQLQLSQQPSYPAKQPPQVPQQPSYPAKQPPQVPQQPSYPAWLPSYPAKQPQLQLSQQPSYPAKQPPQVPQQPSYPAKQPPQVPQQPSYPQKQPPQVPQQPSYPQKQPPQVPQQPSYPQKQPPQVPQQPSYPQKQPPQVPQQPSYPAKQPPQVPQQPGYPAKQPPQVPQQPGYPAKQPPQVPQQPGYPAKQPPQVPQQPGYPAKQMPQQPSYPRKQMPQQPSYPRKQMPQQPSYPRKQMPQQPSYPRKQMPQQPSYPRKQMPQQPSYPRKQMPQQPSYPRKQMPQQPSYPRKQMPQQPSYPRKQMPQQPSYPRKQMPQQPSYPRKQMPQQPSYPRKQMPQQPSYPRKQMPQQLYQPKLFYKVPRLQAPNHFRFAPPQPRYPQKQPPQQLRYQAPRH, from the exons ATGGGGTTTCTCTCAAG AGTGTTGCTGTTATCAGTACTAACTGTTGGAAGATTACAAGTAAATG CTTCCAGTGCTGAATCTGCTAAGTATGGACAGAATGAGGTGCCAGGTGTAGGCTATCAACCAGCCTCAAGTAGCTTTAACACTGGCGATCAACCTTCATGGAGCACCGGACCCCTTGTTGGTGGTTCAACCTCAAGTGCAACTGAGGCA GTAGACTCTAGTGGACCCCTTCAGCCTCAAGTGCCTGGTTACCAGGAGCCACAGTTGCCCCAGCGGCAGCTTCCCCAGACACCCCAGCAGCCTAGCTACCCACAGAAGCAGCCACCCCAGGCGCCCCAGCAGCCCAGCTACCCACAGCAGCCGCTTCCCCAGATGCCCCAGGCGCCCCAGCAGCCCAGCTACCCACAGCAGCCGCTTCCCCAGATGCCCCAGGCGCCCCAGCAGCCCAGCTACCCACAGCAGCCGCTTCCCCAGATGCCCCAGGCGCCCCAGCAGCCCAGCTACCCACAGCAGCCGCTTCCCCAGATGCCCCAGGCGCCCCAGCAGCCCAGCTACCCACAGCAGCCACTTCCCCAGATGCCCCAGGCGCCCCAGCAGCCCAGCTACCCACAGCAGCCGCTTCCCCAGATGCCCCAGGCGCCCCAGCAGCCCAGCTACCCACAGCAGCCGCTTCCCCAGATGCCCCAGGCGCCCCAGCAGCCC AGCTACCCAGTGTGGTTGCCTAGCTACCCTGCCAAGCAGCCTCCCCAGGTGCCCCAGCAGCCTAGCTACCCTGCCAAGCAGCCCCAACTGCAGCCTAGCTACCCAGTGTGGCTGCCTAGCTATCCTGCTAAGCAGCCCCAACTGCAGCTTTCCCAGCAGCCTAGCTACCCTGCCAAGCAGCCACCCCAGGTGCCCCAGCAGCCTAGCTACCCTGCGTGGCTGCCTAGCTACCCTGCCAAGCAGCCCCAACTGCAGCTTTCCCAGCAGCCTAGCTACCCTGCCAAGCAGCCACCCCAGGTGCCCCAGCAGCCTAGCTACCCTGCCAAGCAGCCACCCCAGGTGCCCCAGCAGCCTAGCTACCCTGCGTGGCTGCCTAGCTACCCTGCTAAGCAGCCCCAACTGCAGCTTTCCCAGCAGCCTAGCTACCCTGCCAAGCAGCCTCCCCAGGTGCCCCAGCAGCCTAGCTACCCTGCCAAGCAGCCTCCCCAGGTGCCCCAGCAGCCTAGCTACCCACAGAAGCAGCCACCCCAGGT GCCCCAGCAGCCTAGCTACCCACAGAAGCAGCCACCCCAGGTGCCCCAGCAGCCTAGCTACCCACAGAAGCAGCCACCCCAGGTGCCCCAGCAGCCTAGCTACCCACAGAAGCAGCCACCCCAGGTGCCCCAGCAGCCTAGCTACCCTGCCAAGCAGCCACCCCAGGTGCCCCAGCAGCCTGGCTACCCTGCCAAGCAGCCACCCCAGGTGCCCCAGCAGCCTGGCTACCCTGCCAAGCAGCCACCCCAGGTGCCCCAGCAGCCTGGCTACCCTGCCAAGCAGCCACCCCAGGTGCCCCAGCAGCCTGGCTACCCTGCCAAG CAGATGCCCCAGCAGCCTAGCTACCCACGGAAGCAGATGCCCCAGCAGCCTAGCTACCCACGGAAGCAGATGCCCCAGCAGCCTAGCTACCCACGGAAGCAGATGCCCCAGCAGCCTAGCTATCCACGGAAGCAGATGCCCCAGCAGCCTAGCTACCCACGGAAGCAGATGCCCCAGCAGCCTAGCTACCCACGGAAGCAGATGCCCCAGCAGCCTAGCTACCCACGGAAGCAGATGCCCCAGCAGCCTAGCTACCCACGGAAGCAGATGCCCCAGCAGCCTAGCTACCCACGGAAGCAGATGCCCCAGCAGCCTAGCTACCCACGGAAGCAGATGCCCCAGCAGCCTAGCTACCCACGGAAGCAGATGCCCCAGCAGCCTAGCTACCCACGGAAGCAGATGCCCCAGCAGCCTAGCTACCCACGGAAGCAGATGCCCCAG CAGCTCTACCAACCCAAGCTCTTCTACAAGGTGCCAAGATTGCAGGCACCCAACCATTTCCGCTTCGCACCCCCACAGCCTAGATACCCACAGAAGCAGCCACCCCAGCAACTGCGCTACCAGGCCCCAAG
- the LOC115569548 gene encoding proline-rich extensin-like protein EPR1 isoform X8, producing MGFLSRVLLLSVLTVGRLQVNASSAESAKYGQNEVPGVGYQPASSSFNTGDQPSWSTGPLVGGSTSSATEAVDSSGPLQPQVPGYQEPQLPQRQLPQTPQQPSYPQKQPPQAPQQPSYPQQPLPQMPQAPQQPSYPQQPLPQMPQAPQQPSYPQQPLPQMPQAPQQPSYPQQPLPQMPQAPQQPSYPQQPLPQMPQAPQQPSYPQQPLPQMPQAPQQPSYPQQPLPQMPQAPQQPSYPVWLPSYPAKQPPQVPQQPSYPAKQPQLQPSYPVWLPSYPAKQPQLQLSQQPSYPAKQPPQVPQQPSYPAKQPPQVPQQPSYPAKQPPQVPQQPSYPAWLPSYPAKQPQLQLSQQPSYPAKQPPQVPQQPSYPAKQPPQVPQQPSYPQKQPPQVPQQPSYPQKQPPQVPQQPSYPQKQPPQVPQQPSYPQKQPPQVPQQPSYPAKQPPQVPQQPGYPAKQPPQVPQQPGYPAKQPPQVPQQPGYPAKQPPQVPQQPGYPAKQMPQQPSYPRKQMPQQPSYPRKQMPQQPSYPRKQMPQQPSYPRKQMPQQPSYPRKQMPQQPSYPRKQMPQQPSYPRKQMPQQPSYPRKQMPQQPSYPRKQMPQQPSYPRKQMPQQPSYPRKQMPQQPSYPRKQMPQQPSYPRKQMPQQLYQPKLFYKVPRLQAPNHFRFAPPQPRYPQKQPPQQLRYQAPRH from the exons ATGGGGTTTCTCTCAAG AGTGTTGCTGTTATCAGTACTAACTGTTGGAAGATTACAAGTAAATG CTTCCAGTGCTGAATCTGCTAAGTATGGACAGAATGAGGTGCCAGGTGTAGGCTATCAACCAGCCTCAAGTAGCTTTAACACTGGCGATCAACCTTCATGGAGCACCGGACCCCTTGTTGGTGGTTCAACCTCAAGTGCAACTGAGGCA GTAGACTCTAGTGGACCCCTTCAGCCTCAAGTGCCTGGTTACCAGGAGCCACAGTTGCCCCAGCGGCAGCTTCCCCAGACACCCCAGCAGCCTAGCTACCCACAGAAGCAGCCACCCCAGGCGCCCCAGCAGCCCAGCTACCCACAGCAGCCGCTTCCCCAGATGCCCCAGGCGCCCCAGCAGCCCAGCTACCCACAGCAGCCGCTTCCCCAGATGCCCCAGGCGCCCCAGCAGCCCAGCTACCCACAGCAGCCGCTTCCCCAGATGCCCCAGGCGCCCCAGCAGCCCAGCTACCCACAGCAGCCGCTTCCCCAGATGCCCCAGGCGCCCCAGCAGCCCAGCTACCCACAGCAGCCACTTCCCCAGATGCCCCAGGCGCCCCAGCAGCCCAGCTACCCACAGCAGCCGCTTCCCCAGATGCCCCAGGCGCCCCAGCAGCCCAGCTACCCACAGCAGCCGCTTCCCCAGATGCCCCAGGCGCCCCAGCAGCCC AGCTACCCAGTGTGGTTGCCTAGCTACCCTGCCAAGCAGCCTCCCCAGGTGCCCCAGCAGCCTAGCTACCCTGCCAAGCAGCCCCAACTGCAGCCTAGCTACCCAGTGTGGCTGCCTAGCTATCCTGCTAAGCAGCCCCAACTGCAGCTTTCCCAGCAGCCTAGCTACCCTGCCAAGCAGCCACCCCAGGTGC CCCAGCAGCCTAGCTACCCTGCCAAGCAGCCACCCCAGGTGCCCCAGCAGCCTAGCTACCCTGCCAAGCAGCCACCCCAGGTGCCCCAGCAGCCTAGCTACCCTGCGTGGCTGCCTAGCTACCCTGCTAAGCAGCCCCAACTGCAGCTTTCCCAGCAGCCTAGCTACCCTGCCAAGCAGCCTCCCCAGGTGCCCCAGCAGCCTAGCTACCCTGCCAAGCAGCCTCCCCAGGTGCCCCAGCAGCCTAGCTACCCACAGAAGCAGCCACCCCAGGT GCCCCAGCAGCCTAGCTACCCACAGAAGCAGCCACCCCAGGTGCCCCAGCAGCCTAGCTACCCACAGAAGCAGCCACCCCAGGTGCCCCAGCAGCCTAGCTACCCACAGAAGCAGCCACCCCAGGTGCCCCAGCAGCCTAGCTACCCTGCCAAGCAGCCACCCCAGGTGCCCCAGCAGCCTGGCTACCCTGCCAAGCAGCCACCCCAGGTGCCCCAGCAGCCTGGCTACCCTGCCAAGCAGCCACCCCAGGTGCCCCAGCAGCCTGGCTACCCTGCCAAGCAGCCACCCCAGGTGCCCCAGCAGCCTGGCTACCCTGCCAAG CAGATGCCCCAGCAGCCTAGCTACCCACGGAAGCAGATGCCCCAGCAGCCTAGCTACCCACGGAAGCAGATGCCCCAGCAGCCTAGCTACCCACGGAAGCAGATGCCCCAGCAGCCTAGCTATCCACGGAAGCAGATGCCCCAGCAGCCTAGCTACCCACGGAAGCAGATGCCCCAGCAGCCTAGCTACCCACGGAAGCAGATGCCCCAGCAGCCTAGCTACCCACGGAAGCAGATGCCCCAGCAGCCTAGCTACCCACGGAAGCAGATGCCCCAGCAGCCTAGCTACCCACGGAAGCAGATGCCCCAGCAGCCTAGCTACCCACGGAAGCAGATGCCCCAGCAGCCTAGCTACCCACGGAAGCAGATGCCCCAGCAGCCTAGCTACCCACGGAAGCAGATGCCCCAGCAGCCTAGCTACCCACGGAAGCAGATGCCCCAG CAGCTCTACCAACCCAAGCTCTTCTACAAGGTGCCAAGATTGCAGGCACCCAACCATTTCCGCTTCGCACCCCCACAGCCTAGATACCCACAGAAGCAGCCACCCCAGCAACTGCGCTACCAGGCCCCAAG